In one window of Agrobacterium larrymoorei DNA:
- a CDS encoding CaiB/BaiF CoA transferase family protein, protein MVEPSSSKQPPLKGIRVIELARVLAGPWAGQMLADMGADVIKVESPEGGDDTRAWGPPFVESRDGDNLSAAYYHSTNRGKRSITVDLKTEEGRQTIRRLVKTADVVIENFKRGGLEKYGLDYQSLRALNPKLIYCSITGFGQTGPYADFAGYDYIVQGMSGFMSITGEPDGQPMKAGVAVADIFTGIYSVTAIQAALIHAMRTGQGQHIDMALLDVQSAVLANQNMNYLISGKAPVRLGNAHPNISPYEVVPTADGFLILAIGNDGQFRRLCKILGIEAIADDERFATNKARVAHKLEVRQIISTETLKWMKRDLLTACEGNAVPAGPINSIEEMFADPQVQARGLRVDLEAADGTVIPGVRTPIVLSETPLRYERPSPRLGEHQAEVLAELEDIERNIAP, encoded by the coding sequence ATGGTCGAACCGTCTTCATCAAAGCAGCCGCCTCTCAAGGGCATTCGTGTCATCGAGCTTGCGCGTGTTCTGGCCGGGCCTTGGGCGGGGCAGATGCTGGCCGATATGGGGGCCGATGTCATCAAGGTGGAGAGCCCGGAGGGTGGTGACGATACGCGCGCCTGGGGGCCTCCCTTCGTGGAAAGCAGGGATGGCGATAATCTTTCCGCTGCCTATTACCACTCCACCAATCGCGGCAAGCGCTCCATCACGGTCGATCTGAAAACCGAGGAAGGTCGCCAGACCATTCGCCGTCTGGTCAAGACTGCCGACGTGGTGATCGAGAATTTCAAGCGTGGCGGGCTGGAGAAATACGGGTTGGATTACCAGAGCCTGCGAGCGCTGAACCCGAAGCTGATCTACTGTTCCATCACCGGTTTCGGCCAAACCGGGCCTTACGCGGATTTTGCCGGTTACGATTACATCGTGCAGGGCATGTCCGGCTTCATGTCGATTACCGGCGAACCGGACGGTCAGCCGATGAAGGCGGGCGTGGCGGTGGCCGATATCTTTACCGGCATCTATTCCGTCACCGCCATTCAGGCGGCGCTCATACATGCCATGAGAACGGGTCAGGGCCAGCATATCGATATGGCGTTGCTGGACGTGCAGTCCGCGGTTCTGGCGAACCAGAACATGAATTATCTGATTTCCGGCAAGGCTCCGGTGCGACTGGGCAACGCGCATCCTAATATTTCTCCCTATGAAGTGGTACCGACGGCGGATGGTTTTCTGATCCTTGCTATTGGCAATGACGGGCAGTTCCGCCGCCTGTGCAAAATCCTTGGCATAGAAGCGATTGCCGATGACGAGCGTTTCGCCACCAACAAGGCGCGCGTGGCGCACAAGCTTGAGGTGAGACAGATCATTTCCACCGAAACGCTGAAATGGATGAAGCGCGACCTGCTGACCGCCTGCGAAGGCAATGCCGTGCCTGCTGGGCCGATCAACTCCATCGAAGAGATGTTCGCCGATCCGCAGGTACAGGCACGCGGCCTCCGCGTCGATCTTGAAGCGGCGGACGGCACGGTCATTCCGGGCGTTCGCACGCCCATTGTGCTATCGGAAACGCCGTTGCGCTATGAACGTCCAAGCCCGCGTCTTGGAGAACATCAGGCCGAAGTTCTGGCCGAACT
- a CDS encoding alpha/beta hydrolase: MNDDLMFGEIHRLESPSGASLAYRHEPARGEARGALLICHGLVEHAGRYRRFADFMANHGFEVYAHDHRGHGRTKADDAPIGRFAWKDGFYKVIQDVMAMRDLIATRHPALPVILFGHSMGGLIALNTAVSHPERFDALSIWNSNFNCGVMGRIGQAVLRIEKMLKGSDVPSGILPKATFRIWNGKMPEKRTTADWLSHDREAVDAYVNDPLCQFEASVSLWQDVFEMSYRGPKLLGRLPKNLPILLVSGDEDAATNDGKEIRWLAGRLREAGFTDVKDTIYPGMRHETLNEIGWEKPAADFADWAGRVSL, from the coding sequence ATGAACGACGATCTGATGTTTGGCGAAATCCACCGGCTGGAAAGCCCCTCCGGCGCATCGCTGGCCTACCGGCATGAGCCCGCACGCGGGGAGGCACGCGGCGCTCTGCTGATCTGCCACGGGTTGGTTGAGCATGCCGGGCGCTACCGCCGTTTTGCGGATTTTATGGCAAATCACGGCTTCGAGGTTTATGCGCATGACCATCGCGGCCATGGACGCACGAAGGCCGACGACGCGCCGATTGGCCGCTTCGCCTGGAAGGACGGGTTCTATAAGGTCATCCAAGACGTGATGGCGATGCGCGACCTCATCGCAACACGCCACCCCGCCCTGCCCGTCATCCTCTTCGGCCACTCCATGGGCGGCCTCATCGCGCTCAACACCGCCGTCAGCCACCCCGAACGCTTCGATGCGCTGTCCATCTGGAATTCCAACTTCAATTGCGGCGTGATGGGCAGGATCGGTCAGGCCGTGCTGCGCATCGAAAAAATGCTGAAGGGCTCCGACGTGCCGAGCGGCATTCTGCCCAAGGCCACCTTCCGCATCTGGAACGGAAAGATGCCGGAAAAACGCACCACGGCGGATTGGCTGAGCCATGACAGGGAAGCGGTGGACGCTTACGTGAACGATCCGCTATGCCAGTTCGAGGCCAGCGTTTCTCTCTGGCAGGACGTGTTCGAAATGTCCTATCGCGGGCCGAAACTCTTGGGTCGTTTGCCGAAGAATTTGCCGATCCTGCTTGTCAGCGGAGATGAGGACGCCGCGACGAATGACGGCAAGGAAATTCGCTGGCTTGCCGGGCGTCTTCGTGAAGCGGGTTTTACCGACGTGAAAGACACGATTTATCCGGGCATGCGCCATGAGACGTTGAACGAGATTGGCTGGGAAAAACCGGCGGCGGATTTTGCGGATTGGGCGGGGAGAGTATCGCTCTAA
- the ettA gene encoding energy-dependent translational throttle protein EttA, which yields MARQFIYHMSGLNKSYGAKKILENVNLSFYPDAKIGILGPNGAGKSTVLRIIAGQDKEFTGEAWLAEGATVGYLEQEPHLDPAKTAFENVMVGVADKQAVLDRYNELMMNYSDETADEGAKLQDIIDSQNLWDLEQQVEMAMEALRCPPKDADVTVLSGGERRRIALCRLLLSQPDLLLLDEPTNHLDAETIAWLEKHLRDYPGAVMMITHDRYFLDNVTGWILELDRGRGIPYEGNYSAYLTAKAKRMQQEAREEAGRQKSLSREQEWIASSPKARQAKSKARIKAYEQLVDAAENIRPGDAQIIIPVSERLGQVVIELEGINKGFEGRTLINDLSIKLPPGGIVGIIGPNGAGKSTLFKMITGQEKPDAGSIRVGETVHLGYVDQSRDALDAEKTVWEEISGGAEVIKLGKFDMNSRAYCGAFNFKGGDQQQKVGNLSGGQRNRVHLAKMLKAGGNVLLLDEPTNDLDTETLGALESALEAFAGCAIIISHDRMFLDRLATHILAFEGDGHVEWFEGNFEDYEQDKIRRLGPDALNPGSQAYKRLTR from the coding sequence ATGGCACGCCAATTCATCTATCACATGTCCGGGCTGAACAAGTCCTATGGCGCGAAGAAGATTCTCGAGAACGTTAACCTCTCCTTCTACCCCGATGCCAAGATCGGTATTCTCGGCCCCAACGGCGCGGGTAAGTCCACCGTTCTGCGCATCATCGCCGGTCAGGACAAGGAATTCACCGGTGAAGCTTGGCTGGCCGAAGGTGCTACCGTTGGCTATCTGGAGCAGGAACCGCATCTGGACCCGGCCAAGACCGCCTTCGAAAACGTCATGGTTGGCGTTGCCGACAAGCAGGCCGTTCTCGACCGTTACAACGAACTGATGATGAACTATTCCGACGAGACCGCCGATGAAGGCGCGAAGCTCCAGGACATCATCGACAGCCAGAACCTCTGGGATCTGGAACAGCAGGTCGAAATGGCGATGGAAGCCCTGCGCTGCCCGCCGAAGGATGCGGACGTCACCGTTCTCTCCGGTGGTGAGCGCCGCCGCATCGCGCTGTGCCGTCTGCTTCTGTCGCAGCCGGACCTGCTGCTGCTCGACGAACCGACCAACCATCTCGACGCGGAAACCATCGCATGGCTTGAAAAGCACCTTCGCGATTACCCCGGCGCCGTGATGATGATTACCCACGACCGCTACTTCCTCGACAACGTGACCGGCTGGATTCTCGAGCTCGACCGCGGTCGCGGCATTCCTTACGAGGGCAACTATTCCGCATATCTGACCGCCAAGGCCAAGCGTATGCAGCAGGAAGCCCGCGAAGAAGCCGGTCGCCAGAAGTCGCTTTCGCGCGAACAGGAATGGATTGCCTCCAGCCCGAAGGCCCGTCAGGCCAAGTCGAAGGCCCGTATCAAGGCTTACGAACAGCTGGTAGATGCCGCAGAAAACATCCGTCCGGGCGATGCGCAGATTATCATTCCGGTGTCCGAGCGTCTGGGTCAGGTCGTCATCGAACTCGAAGGCATCAACAAGGGCTTCGAAGGCCGTACGCTGATCAACGATCTGTCGATCAAGCTGCCACCGGGCGGCATCGTCGGCATCATCGGCCCGAACGGTGCCGGTAAGTCCACTTTGTTCAAGATGATCACGGGTCAGGAAAAGCCGGATGCGGGCTCCATCCGCGTCGGTGAGACGGTTCACCTTGGCTATGTCGACCAGAGCCGCGATGCGCTGGATGCCGAAAAGACCGTGTGGGAAGAAATCTCCGGCGGCGCTGAAGTCATCAAGCTCGGCAAGTTCGACATGAACAGCCGCGCTTACTGCGGCGCGTTCAACTTCAAGGGCGGCGATCAGCAGCAGAAGGTCGGCAATCTCTCCGGTGGTCAGCGTAACCGCGTCCACTTGGCCAAGATGCTGAAGGCGGGCGGCAACGTTCTCCTCCTCGACGAACCGACCAACGACCTCGATACCGAAACGCTGGGTGCTCTGGAAAGCGCGCTCGAAGCCTTCGCCGGTTGCGCCATCATCATCAGCCACGATCGCATGTTCCTCGACCGTCTGGCCACCCACATCCTCGCCTTCGAAGGTGATGGCCATGTGGAATGGTTCGAAGGCAACTTCGAAGACTACGAACAGGACAAGATCCGCCGCCTCGGCCCGGATGCGCTGAACCCCGGCAGCCAGGCTTATAAGCGCCTGACGCGCTGA